The Flavobacteriales bacterium genome includes the window GCTTGTCCCGCTTTTCTGTGTGACCGTATTTGTGGTCATTTCTCAGTTTTGGTTTCCGGCTCCTTATGAAGGAAACCACATGTCATCCATGTTAATGGCGTTCCGAAACGCGAGAATATCTGACATGGGCGGCATCCTCATGTATCTGGGCACACAGACGGTGGGGCTCGTTTATCTGATCCCATTGATGATGCTCATCGACACCGTCAGATTATGCATCGCTTCTCAGAGACTGCTGTTTCTGGTCATCTATCTGATCATAGCGACTACATTTGGGCTGCTCATCATGTACAAACTGATAACATACGATGCAGATTATCCATTATCAAACGAAGTCGAATTTTACATTGAAGGTGCCTTCTACAGTCTGATTTTGATGTTTGCAAGCGTCTTTCTGTACCTCAACCAGACATCGGTCGATCTTTTAAAACTTCCACAAATTCAAGCTGCCGTAGTTTTTTCGGTCCTGTTCTATTCCTCCAATATCACCAAGGCAGGTATTGAACATTACGAATACAACATCTATGAAACCGAACTTATGGAGGAACTTTCGGGAAAATTCGATGAATCAATTTTCATTATTGATGAAAAGTACATACCTGCCAGATTCTCCAAAATCGATATGAACATTGAGTTTGAGACACTTGTCAAAAGCAATGTCGAACTGGGTCACTCTGTAGTTCTAATTGTTACAGCTCATCCGGATACATTCCAATTAAGCGAGGTCGGCCCTGAGTTTATCATAAGCCTATCTTGTCTGGAGAAAGAGAACCAGATCAACCCCAAAATGAATACAGACAAATACTTGTACAAATCTTTTGCACCCAACACACACTTCGAATCTCTGAACACAGATTATTTTCATTTCGAGAACTTCAGACATAGAACCGTACCACAAGAATTTCTTGCACGCTTCAACGCAAACTATGGCTTTGCAATTTCCGAATACTGAAAATGAAAGAAAAATCCATACCTGAAAATACCTGTGTTTGTCTACCAACTTATAACGAAGCTGAAAGTGTTAAGGCAGTAGTGGAGAACATTCGGCAAACCGGTTATTCAAGTCTGCTTTTCATAGTTGACGGGTTCTCCACGGACGGAACGTTGGAAATAGCCCGCAATCTGCAAGTCCCTGTTTTTCACAGACCTCGTTCCGGAAAGGGCTCTGCTCTTCGAATGGCTCTTGAAATTGCCCATGAGCAACAAAAGGAACACCTTATTTATCTCGATTGTGACCAAACCTATGATGCTGCTGACCTCAGAAAATTTCTGGCTGTGGCGGAGGATGCAGATCTAATCATCGGTAAAAGACCTCCCAATCTTATACGTCCTTTCTTCCGAAGACTGGGCAACCGAATCGCAACGTCAATCGTGAATCTTAATGGAATAGATAAAATTGAAGATACTTTAACGGGATTCAAATGCCTTCGGGTAAGTAAATTCAGGACACTGTTAAATGAAGATGGATTTGTTGTGGATGCGTTAATATGCGTCCTTGCTTTACATTACAAAATGCGCATTCTTCATCTTCCAATAAGATTTAGTGAGCGAGTCGGTAAGAGCAAAATAGGGATATGGATTGGACTTAGGGAACTGGTAAAACTGATACACGCAGTTGTGAGGATCAAGCTGGGACTTACCAAACCATGAGCCTCAAATAACAACAGCAGATACTGACGTTCGTCATTCCCAAGGCGGAGTCAAATCATGAACTTCGGCATGAAAGAATTCATTGGCCGTACAACGCACGAACGAGGGAGCATACGTGGTCGGTCATATAAAAGATAGTAGCTTTACAGCTGTACGGGACAACAGTAGGGTCAAGATTTGCCAAACGCGTAGAATTACCATGTTGAATACAAAAAGTTGATTTTCCATGCAATATTACAAATGAGATAGGGAATGACATCCGCCAAACTTAAAAACAACAAACACTTTGACAAGCTGAGTACAAAAGGGGTTGTCAAGATTCCATTTCTTACGGAAAACGAATTGCAACAGCTTACTGAGTTGTACAATCAAACGCATGGTAAAGCTGCCCCTCCTACGCTTTACGATGGTATTCACATGACCATTTGGCATCACGACACCAAGTATAAACTTGATGTCAACAAAGGCATTCGTGAAATTATTGAAGCAGCATGTGAAAGGACCTTTGAAAACTATCGGGCGGTTTCGCAACAATTCATAGTAAAAATGAACGGAAGCGAGACAACATTCCCCGTACATCAGGACTGGAGCATTGTGGATGAGGGTCGATACCGTTCATTCAATCTATGGATTCCCTTGAATGATGTGGATGAGACAAATGGGGCAATGTGGATCATTGAAGGGTCGCATAACATTGAAAGAAAAATCAGAGGGGCGGGCTACCTCTTTCCCAACTATATTCAAATACTTGACCAACTAAAACCCTATATGACGACCTATAGTATGACAGCGGGGGAAGGTCTACTGTTTTATCACAACACAATTCATGGCTCTCCGTTCAACGCAGCTGTTACACCACGGATTGTTGCACAAGTTGCCATCATTCCGAAGGAAGCACCGATGAATATCTACTTTCAAAAAGGCCCTGGTCACCAATTGGAGGTGCATCAACCAGCGGATGATTTCACTTTTTATTATCAAAAGATCAGGGAAGAATCAGAATCTCGTCCTCCAACGGATCATCCGGTCGAGATACGTCAGGGAATTGAAGTTAAACCAGTATTGCTCGAAGAGGTGCTGAATGCGATCGGTGAAACGGTTAAGCATAACGATAGTTAGTTACTGACGCATCATTGGCCACCACATACTGTCATAACGTGTTTCGCGCTGCTGTCTTCAACAGAATCAATGGTGGTTTGATTGCAAGGTGAGTTTGAAGTCGATCGGCAAATAAATACGTTATCCATTTCCAGATTTCAGAAAACCTGCTCATTAAATCTGCCTTTCGCAAATTGCCCGGTTTCTCATCAGTTGCGAGATTCGACAAATCCACGGTCCTTCATGTCAAAAGTCAGGGTTCAGGTAAATCCAAATAGCGACATTCGTCAGTTGGTGTACGGCATCGGAGAAAGAAATGAGAGAGATCATTATAGACAATAAGACGCAAAGAAATCTAAGAGACCTTGGCGTTGGGATTATTGACGGTCCATTACGATTTCCTACGACCGAACTTCGAGCAGCCTTCCAAAGGCTGCATCCAGAATTGAATGAAATGATGCGAAGCACATATTATGTCTCCATGTTCGGTAATGGAAAGACGTACTACCGAACGGTACATAATACGTTCCATGCAATACTGAAACCCTACTTGGATCAAATATTTGAACATTACAAGGTACCTGTCATAGTTGCTCAGGTCAAAGGGGTCGGTTCTTCCTCCGCTGTTAACATTCATCAAGACCTTACCATTGTTGACGAGTCCAATTACCGCAGTTATGTTCTATGGATTCCATTGGAGGATTCATCAGATACTAACGGAACTCTCTCCTTCTTGGAAGGAAGTCATCGGGTATTCCGGAATTACCGGGTACATACGGCCCACTACATGTTCGAAGAATCGGAACATTACATTATTGAACATGCAAGAAAATTTCTGGTCGAAGAGGGCGGTGCACTGCTGTTCGACCCTGCAACAATTCACTTTTCGGGATTGAACACATCTGGTAAACCCAGACTATCATTGGGAATGGAAATTGTGGATAGTTCGGCTCCATTGGAGATACTTTATGACAGCCCAGATGCTGACATTGGCAATATGGACATTTACCGTGTTCCAGAAAACTTTTGGTTGCAGTATGAGTGTTTTGAACGTGAACGCGAACTCCCACCCTCTTTCGGTGAGAAAATTGGAATGAAGACAGGTATCAGGGTGCATCCTTACAGCCATCGTGAGTTCTTAGAACTATACAGCCCCATTAAACCATGAATACCCCGATAGCCATATTGCAGGATGACCGCCTACAGACGCGCCTCAATGAGGATGGTTACATAGTTGTTGATTTATTGAACGAGGGAGAACTCTCACAACTTAGGGAACTCTTCCATTTCCAGAATAGTGGTAGAGATGATATTCCGCTCGACGTTCTTTATACATGCGAACACAACCCTGACCGAGGATACAGGGTGGAGATGAATAACCGCATAAAGGAAATAATCGACCCTACGTTAGCTCGTGTTTTCAAAGATGTCCGCAGTACGGTTTACACCTTTCAGATAAAAGGCATTGGGCCGAATTCGGAACTCATGGTTCATCAGGATTGGAATTTTGCGCGGGCCGATGAAGGCTTCAGAACATATACCTTTTGGGTACCACTTGTCAATAGTACGGAGTCAAATGGCACTCTTTCTGTCCTTCCTGGCTCACACATTAGATTTGACTGTATACGCGGTGCTGGAATAGTTACGCCAATCATGGGACATGAAAAGGAGATCTTACCCAACCTTTTACCGCTAACAGTCCATGCTGGACAGCTGGTTCTATTTGACAGTGCTCTTGTACACGCCTCTGCCTCAAATCTTAGCAGAGACATCCGAGTGTCCGTCATGACCAATATTTTTGCTTCCAAAGCTGAAACGTATCTTTATTTCCCCAACAAGGAAAGGGGAAAAGTAGATGAATACCGGGTTCCCATCGACTTTTTCCTCCGTTACAGTAATTACCGAAATGAGTTTTACCAACCGCCTGTATTCGGAGTACTTGTCCGTACTACTGCAAATCCAATGAGCGAATTCTCAAGTATTATAGCTGCCACAACATTCACCACACCCAACACCGGTTC containing:
- a CDS encoding glycosyltransferase, whose translation is MKEKSIPENTCVCLPTYNEAESVKAVVENIRQTGYSSLLFIVDGFSTDGTLEIARNLQVPVFHRPRSGKGSALRMALEIAHEQQKEHLIYLDCDQTYDAADLRKFLAVAEDADLIIGKRPPNLIRPFFRRLGNRIATSIVNLNGIDKIEDTLTGFKCLRVSKFRTLLNEDGFVVDALICVLALHYKMRILHLPIRFSERVGKSKIGIWIGLRELVKLIHAVVRIKLGLTKP